The Candidatus Hamiltonella defensa 5AT (Acyrthosiphon pisum) DNA window TCAAGGACATGGGCACCGGTTTGGAGAATGCCCGGTTAGCGTTGGAAATCGCCAATAAGGCATTGAAAAGGTTGGCTGAAGAGAAACAGTACCTCCATTTGATCGTTCAGGATGCCCGCAACCTGAAAGTATTGACAGAAACCAACCGCCATAATGTGGAAGTGATCCGCCGTATTCGGGGACTGGATGACCCAGCAACAAATGACCGTATCCCCCTGTCTGAGGTGGATGACGTTATTATAGAGCGATATCTCCATGCACGTACCCAATAAAGCCCAATTCTATGAGGCGATGTTACGTGATGACCTCTCCAGCTTCATTCAACGCACCTTTGCCACAGTAGACCCCGGTGCTCAATATTTGCATAACTGGCACGTTGACCTGATAGCGGAATACCTGAAGGCCTGTACTGACCGTGACATAAAACGGTTGATCATCAATATACCGCCGCGCTATCTGAAATCCATCGCCGTGTCTGTCGCCTGGCCCGCATGGGTATTGGGTCATGCGCCCAGTTCAAAGTTTTTAGCGTCCAGTTATTCAGATAAATTAGCCCTGAAACACAGTGTGGATTGTCGTTTAGTGGTTCAAAGCGCCTGGTATCGGCGAGTCTTCCCCTGTGTGGGTTTAGTGAAAGATCAAAATGAAAAATCCAGGTTTGTCACCACGGCACGGGGGCACAGAATAGCCACCAGTACCGGCGGCACCGCGACGGGGGAAGGGGGAGATTTTCTGATTGTGGACGATCCGCACAACCCCCGACAAGCGGAAAGCCCAACAGAAAGAGAAAAAGCCTTGGAATGGTTTGACCAGACTTTCTACAGCCGTTTAAACGACAAGAAAAACGGCGTCATTGTGGTCGTCATGCAGCGGCTTCATGAAAAAGACCTGTCTGGGCACTTACTCGCCCAAGGGGGCTGGGAACATGTCAAAATTCCGGCCATCGCAGAAAGCAGGACTATGATTGACTTTGGCCGTATCCGTAAAACCCGAAGCCCGGGTGAACTTCTGCATCCAGAACGGGAAGGGAAACCTGAAATCGCCAAGACCCAGACAGCATTAGGCACTTATGGCTTCTCGGGTCAATACCAGCAGGAACCGGTCCCGGCTGAAGGGGGCATGATTAAAAAGCCGTGGGTCCATCGTTATAAAACGCCTCCGGCTCACCCTGTCCGAATTGTTCAATCATGGGATACCGCCTACAAATCGGCCCAACTGAATGACCCGTCTGTGTGTACCACATGGGCAGAAACCCAACTGGCCTATTACTTGCTGGAGGTGTGGCGTGACCGGGTGGAATATCCGCGTTTGAAGTCGGCAGTGAAGAGCCTGGCTGAAAAATGGCACCCGAATGCGATTTTGATTGAGGACAAAGCCAGCGGTCAATCTTTGATTCAAGAGTTAAAGGCAAGTACCCCACTCCCCATCATTGCCATCACCCCTGAACAGGACAAGCTGACCCGCATGTCTGCCCAGTCTGCCCAGTTTGAAGCGGGGAAGGTCTTTATTCCTGATTCAGCCGCCTGGTTACTGGATTTTGAGAAAGAGCTATTCACTTTCCCGCTGGCAGAGCATGACGACCAAATCGACAGCACCAGCCAATTCTTGGGCTGGGTGAGCAATCAGCAACAAAGTTACGGCTACAGCCCCGTTAAGGGCGATGGCCATCGCTTCAAACGTCAAGGAGCATGGTAAAGATGGTTCGAAACAAGAAATCGCAGAAAAAGCAGGAGACCCAAAAACTCTCAGGTGAACTGGCGGGGCCTACCGCTGTTCGTCATCTCTGGGGGAGGGGTTCGGTCGCCAGTGGCTTAACCCCACAACGATTGGCCAATCTCTTGAAATCCGCAGCGGAAGGGGATACGGAGGCGTATTTGACCCTGGCTGAAGAAATGGAAGAACGTGACCCGCATTATTCCAGCGTGTTGCGTACCCGCAAGATGGCGGTGGCCAGTTTACCGGTCACCGTCGTTGCCGGGGGCGAAGACAGCCGGGCACAACAATGTGCACAAGACATTCACCGCCTGATGGAGGCCCCTGACTTTGGCGACCTGGTAGACAATGCCTTGGACGCCCTCGGTAAGGGCTATAGTGTGAATGAAATTATGTGGGATAGAACGGGTGTGAAGTGGGAACCGAAAGCATATAGCTAAACGACATAAGAATAGTTACATAATATGTTCTGAAAACAAGGTATTGATGTCGCATTGAAGTTCTCTTCTTTTTCTTTTAGCTTGAGCCCATGTGTGCTCAATAGGGTTGAACTCGGGCGAATAAGGAGGCAAATATTCAATAGAATGACCGGCGTTGAGAATGGCGTGTTGAATATCTTTTCGCTTGTGGAAAGAAGCGTTATCCATCATCATCACGCACGGATGAGGAAGAGCGGGTAGGAGCAGCTGAGTGACCCAGGCATAAAAAACATCGCTGTTAATGGAGCAGTTAAAGAGGCCCACCGCGATGAGAGTGACCCCTAATAAGGCACCAATGACGTTAGTGCGGCCCTTAGCCTGCCAATCGTGAGTCCCAAAACAGCGTTGACCTCGTGTAGCGTATCCGTAGAGGCGGGGCATATCGTGAGCAAAGCCGCTCTCATCGAGATAAACCAGAGATTTACCCTGCTTTTGATACCCCGCGATTTTTTCCTGGAACCCCTGTCGTGCCTCTTCGTTTGCCTTGGGATGACGCAGAGTTTTTTTTATAGGTCAGACCCCATCTTTTCAATGCTTGCCAGATGGCTTTGGGGCACACCCCGAAACGGGCCGCCCGTTCCCGTTGATAGCTATCTGGATACTCTGCCACATCTTTGATAAACGCCTCTTTATCCATCTTGCCTCGACGCGGACCCGAGGGTTTCGGTTCTATTCGCTTGAGCCAACGCCTGAGAGTATCTGTACCTACGTGAAAACGCTTCGCCGTTGCTCTGATGCTCAGTCCTTCTTTCTCTCGAATACTCAGGACTTTTTGACGAAAATCCACTGAATAACTCATAGTGACCTCATGCTAATTAGTTCTTTATATTGTAACTAAAATTAAATCGCTTAGCTATACCGCTGGCGCGATCCGCGTTTCTTCCTGTTTCATCCTGAACATCCTGAAGACATGCGCATTGTGGACGAAGCCGACCCCATTCATGGCCTGTCGATGCCCCCTTATAAATTTATTGTGCATCAACCGCGATTGAAATCAGGCTTGGCGCTTCGTGGGGGCTTAGCCCGACTGGTGGCCTTTTCCTATCTCTGCAAGATGTATGGCATGAAAGACTGGCTCGGATTCCTTGAGAGTTACGGTATTCCGCTCCGGTTAGGCAAATATGGCCCGTCAGCCAGTGAAGAAGATAAAAAAGTATTAAAAACGGCGGTGGCCAATATAGGCTCTGATGCGGCGGCCATCCTGCCTGATTCCATGGTGATTGAATTTCAGCAGGTCGCGCAGGCGTCCGGGGCCTCTGAAGTCTTTTCCCGTATGGTCGAATGGATTGACCGGCAAATCTCCAAGGCCGTATTGGGTCAAACGGCGACCACGGAAGGCACGCCGGGGAAATTAGGCAATGAAGCGTCGCAGGAAGCCGTACGGCAAGACATTATTGCCGCAGATGCCAGGCAACTGGCCAATACCCTCAACCGTGACCTGATCCGGCCCTATATTGATATTAATTATGGCCCTCAAGCCGTTTACCCGCGTGTCATGATCACCCTCCCTGAAAAGGAAGATGTGACGGCCTTGGCGGCGAATTTAGAAAAGCTGGTGCCCTTGGGTCTGAAAGTCTCGGCATCAGAGGTAAGAAACAAGCTGGGGCTCTCAGAGCCGGCGAAAGAGGCGGATTTATTGAGTGTCTCTACAACCCCCGCTCAAGCCTCCGCAACAAACCGCGCACAGGGCTGTGCCTGTTCAAACAGGGCTATCAACAGAAATCAACCTGATGATATTGAGGTTTTAGCAGAGGAGATGTTAACCGATTGGGAACCGCAGATAACCCCCAGCGCACCTTTGCGACGGTAGACCCGGGGGCGGAATATTTGCATAACTGGCACGTTGGCCTTGTTCTGGCTTAATGAATTCAGACAGTAAATTAATCCCGAAAGCGTTACTGAACAAAGGAAGTACAAGAAAATGT harbors:
- a CDS encoding IS630 transposase-related protein, encoding MSYSVDFRQKVLSIREKEGLSIRATAKRFHVGTDTLRRWLKRIEPKPSGPRRGKMDKEAFIKDVAEYPDSYQRERAARFGVCPKAIWQALKRWGLTYKKNSASSQGKRRGTTGVPGKNRGVSKAG
- the terL gene encoding phage terminase large subunit; this translates as MLRDDLSSFIQRTFATVDPGAQYLHNWHVDLIAEYLKACTDRDIKRLIINIPPRYLKSIAVSVAWPAWVLGHAPSSKFLASSYSDKLALKHSVDCRLVVQSAWYRRVFPCVGLVKDQNEKSRFVTTARGHRIATSTGGTATGEGGDFLIVDDPHNPRQAESPTEREKALEWFDQTFYSRLNDKKNGVIVVVMQRLHEKDLSGHLLAQGGWEHVKIPAIAESRTMIDFGRIRKTRSPGELLHPEREGKPEIAKTQTALGTYGFSGQYQQEPVPAEGGMIKKPWVHRYKTPPAHPVRIVQSWDTAYKSAQLNDPSVCTTWAETQLAYYLLEVWRDRVEYPRLKSAVKSLAEKWHPNAILIEDKASGQSLIQELKASTPLPIIAITPEQDKLTRMSAQSAQFEAGKVFIPDSAAWLLDFEKELFTFPLAEHDDQIDSTSQFLGWVSNQQQSYGYSPVKGDGHRFKRQGAW
- a CDS encoding phage portal protein family protein, which produces MVKMVRNKKSQKKQETQKLSGELAGPTAVRHLWGRGSVASGLTPQRLANLLKSAAEGDTEAYLTLAEEMEERDPHYSSVLRTRKMAVASLPVTVVAGGEDSRAQQCAQDIHRLMEAPDFGDLVDNALDALGKGYSVNEIMWDRTGVKWEPKAYS
- a CDS encoding IS630 family transposase — translated: MKKTLRHPKANEEARQGFQEKIAGYQKQGKSLVYLDESGFAHDMPRLYGYATRGQRCFGTHDWQAKGRTNVIGALLGVTLIAVGLFNCSINSDVFYAWVTQLLLPALPHPCVMMMDNASFHKRKDIQHAILNAGHSIEYLPPYSPEFNPIEHTWAQAKRKRRELQCDINTLFSEHIM